The following is a genomic window from Micrococcus cohnii.
TCATCGGCCTGTTCTTCGGCACGGTGTTCCGCTACTTCGCGTATCGGTTCTGGGTGTTCCAGTCGCACCTGGACGGGGCTCCGGACCATGCTGAGGCGCCCGCCCTGATCACCGGCGAGATGCCCTACGTGCCGAATGAGCGGCATCGCCTCGCGCCGGAGGATGCCTCGACGCCGCAGGCTCCGCGTGGCGCCGACGCCGGGCATGAGCGCGCGGGCTGACGGGGTCGTCCGGCGCGCCCGGTCGCCGGCTCAGTCGGCGCGCAGGGTGACCGAGCCGCCGGCGTGCCAGGCCCGCACCGCCGCCTCGACGTGGTCCCGGCTCAACGCGGGGGGCAGGCCGGCTCCCGTGAGTAAAGCCACGCAGCGCTCGCTCTCCCACACGATCGACTCGGACTCGGGCCTGCGCGGCAGCAGGAGGCCGGGGGCGACGGCCTCCGGATCGCCGTCGTAGAGATCCGGTTGGGTCGGCAGCGCGTCGGCCAGGTCCACGGCGTCGGCGGGCACCGAGACCTCGGCGGTGTGCATCGGCTGCAGTCCGCGGGGCGGGGAGAGCACCAGCGGCAGCTCCCGACCGCGGGCATGGTCGGGATCCGTGAGGAGTGCGGCGTCCGCCCGTTCCTCGACCAGCTCCGCTCCAGCGAACGCGAACCCGAGGGCGACCGCCAGGGACATCCAGTGCAGCGGGGCGTCCAGTCGGAGCCGGGTGCCGTCGGTCAGGTCCTCCTCGAGGCACAGACCGTGGACCTTGGCGGCCCAGCGCATCAGGACCGTCCCGGAGATCTCGATGCGGTCGTCGACGCCCGTGTCCGCAGGGCGGGTGCCGGGGTCAGCGCTCTGCGCTGCGGAGGCCGGCAGGTGGATCAGGACGGGGCGGGCGGTGGAGGCCAGACGCCGGGCGAACGGGGCGTCATCGGCGGTGATGGTGAGGCTGACCATGCCGCCAGTCTGGCATGTTCAGAGGGTTCGTGACCGGGCTGCAGCGCCGGGGGTCAACGGGGCGCTCGGCTTGACGGGAGTTACTTACAACGATGTAATTGAACAGTCGTCAGGTCCGCACGGCCTTCGGTCCACTCGGCTGCGGCGCGCACCGTGAGCCCCCGCCGAAATCGGCGACGCAGCCCCCACGCCCACACTTCGTCCCGCCTTCGGGAGGTCTCGTCATGGAGAACACGCAGCGCGCGGAGGAGCCCGGCACTCCGTCGCAGTCCGGCGGCCTCGCCACCCGTTCCGTCCCCGCCGACTGGTTCCTCGATCCGGCGGCGCCGGGGTGGTCTGACGGGTCTGAGCTTCCGGGACGGACCTCGCTCGAGGATCAGGCCACGGCCCTGCTCGCCCGCCATGACGCCGAGTCGTCTGAGGCGCCGGCCTCCGCTCGTGGCGACGCCACGGTCACCGCGCTCTTCCCGTCCGAGCCGACCGCGCCCGAGCATTCCGAAGCCCAGTCGAGCATCTGGGAGGCGCTGAGCCAGCCGCTGGCCGAGATCGAAGGCGAGCTCGCCTGGCAGGTGGACGCGCTGTGCGCCCAGACCGACCCCGAGGCGTTCTTCCCGGAGAAGGGCGGTTCCACGCGGGATGCCAAGAAGATCTGCGCCTCCTGCACCGTGCGGTCCCAGTGCCTGGACTACGCCATGCAGAACGACGAGCGTTTCGGCATCTGGGGCGGGCTGTCCGAGCGGGAGCGTCGTCGACTCCGCAAGCTTCAGGGCTGAGACCTCACCCGTCGACCCACGCGGGGTCGAGGTCCTCGGGATCCACCCCGAGCGCGTCCGCGCAGGCCAGCAGCAGCGCCGCGTAGACCGTGCCGACCAGATCGACAGGGGCGTCAAAGCCGCGCAGGGCGCGCTCGTGCACCGTCACCACCAGGCGCGCGTCCACGATGCGCGCCTGAGCCCACAGCTCCGGGCGTTCCGGTCGGTCCCCCGCGCGCAGGCGCGCCACGAGGGCGTCCGGTGCGTCCGGGATCCGCTGGACCTGCACTGCCGTGCCGGTCAGCTCCGGGCGGCCGAGCGCGCCGAGCCGGTCCACCGCCTCGCGGACGGCGCGCACGATCGCCGGGGCGCGCCCCCGTCGGGCCCGCACGCCCCGTGGCAGGGGGTGACGCATGCCGCGCCCGTGGCGGTCGCGCAGTCGCCGGGAGTCGACGGGCGGGCTGGACGTGGCGCGGTGGGCATCGGTCATGGCGCCCACGGTAGGTCACCGGGGGCGACGGCAGCCCCGCACGGCGTCGACGCAGGGCGAGAGCGGGGCGCAGCGAGTAGGCTGGTGCGCCGTGACCTCCACGCGCCGATGCAGCAAGACAGGGTGCCCCGAGCCAGCGATGGCCACCTTGACGTACAACTATGCGGACTCGACGGTCGTCATCGGCCCGCTGGCCGGGCGCGCCGAGCCGCACACCTACGACCTGTGCGTCGGTCACGCCCGGACGATCACGGCACCGCGCGGCTGGGAGGTCCTGCGGCTGCCGCTTCCGGAGTCCTATGAGCACCCCATGCGGGAGGCCGACCCCGGCTGAGGGCCCGCCGCCGGGTGAGGCCGCCGTCGGGCGCAGTCGCATCGGTACTCTTGGGGGCATGACTTCGACCCACGTGAGCACGCCCGCCGACAGCACCGATTTCGCGAACCGCGCCACCGTTCCCGGTGCTGAATTCGACTTCGCGGTCCGGGACCTCTCTTTGGCCGAGGCCGGCCGGCACCAGATCCGCCTGGCCGAGCACGAGATGCCCGGCCTGATGGCGCTGCGCGAGGAGTACGGACAGTCCCAGCCCCTCAAGGGCGCCCGGATCGCCGGCTCGCTGCACATGACGGTCCAGACAGCCGTGCTGATCGAGACCCTCACCGCGCTCGGCGCGGAGGTGCGCTGGGCCTCGTGCAACATCTTCTCCACGCAGGACGAGGCGGCCGCGGCCGTCGTCGTGGGGGAGGGCACGCCCGAGAAGCCGGCCGGTGTGCCCGTCTTCGCCTGGAAGAACGAGTCTCTCGAGGACTACTGGTGGACCGCCTCCCAGATCCTGACGTGGCCCGGTGCGGACCAGGACCCCGAGCGCGGCCCGAACATGATCCTCGACGACGGCGGCGACGCCACCCTGCTGGTCCACAAGGGCGTCGAGTTCGAGGCCGCCGGCGCGGTGCCGGCCCCCACCGAGGACGACCCGGAGGAGTTCCGCATCGTGCTGGCGATGCTAGCCCGCTCCCTCGAGCGGGACCCGCAGCACTGGACCCGCAGCGCCGAGCGTCTGCGCGGCGTCTCGGAGGAGACCACCACCGGCGTCATGCGCCTCTACCAGCTCGCCGCCGAGGGCCGACTGCTGTTCCCGGCGATCAACGTGAACGACGCTGTGACGAAGTCCAAGTTCGACAACAAATACGGCATCCGGCACTCCCTGCCGGACGGCATCATGCGCGCCACGGACGTGCTGATCGGCGGCAAGGTGGCCGTGGTGTGCGGGTACGGCGATGTGGGCAAGGGCGCGGCGGAGGCGCTGCGGGGCCAGGGAGCCCGCGTGATCGTCACCGAGATTGACCCGATCTGCGCGCTGCAGGCCGCCATGGACGGCTACCAGGTGGCCCGGCTGCAGGACGTGGTGTCCGAGGGCGACATCTTCGTCACCACCACCGGCGGCAAGGACATCATCATGGCCGAGGACATGCTCGCCATGAAGGACAAGGCCATCGTCGGCAACGTCGGACACTTCGACAACGAGATCGACATGGCCGGCCTCGGGGCGGTCGCGGGGGTGCGCAGGACCGAGATCAAGCCGCAGGTCCACGAATGGACGTTCGATGCGGGCACCGAGGCCGAGCGCTCGATCATCGTGCTCTCCGAGGGCCGCCTGCTGAACCTCGGCAACGCGACGGGGCATCCCTCGTTCGTGATGAGCGCGTCGTTCACGAATCAGGTGATGGCCCAGATCGAGCTGTTCGGAGCGTCGGGAGGCACCGGTGCCCTCACCGCGCAGACCTATGAGAACCAGGTGTACGTGCTGCCGAAGGTGCTCGATGAGAAGGTCGCGCGTCTGCACTTGGACGCCCTCGGCGTCGGGCTCACGGAGCTGAGCAAGAGCCAGGCCGAGTACCTCGGCGTCGATGTGGCGGGCCCGTACAAGGCCGACCACTACCGTTACTGAACACCCAGGAAGCGAGGACGGCATGAGCGCGAGCACCCCGGGCCGCCGGGCGGTCTCGGCCGCGGACCACGGCTTTCGGACCGAGGCCTTCAGTGCCGAGGATCTCGCCGCCATCCGGCGGGCCGACGCCGAGGGACGGGCCGCGAGGGGGCAGTCGCAGACGGCCCCTGCCCAGCAGGAACGCGAGGACAGGGTGCAGCAGGAACGCGGGGACAGCAAGGGTGCGGGCGCGGGCCTCTCGGCCGACGAGCAGCAGACGCGCCCGCTGGACCGGGTCTCCGCTCGCCGTGATCCGTTCGCGCGAACGACGCCCGCCACGACGCCGTCACAGACCGACGCGGGCCTCGACGCAGGCCGGCTGCCGCGCGGCGGCCCCCGTGTCGCGCAGGTGCTGCTGGCGGTGCTCGCGCCGCTGGTGCTGCTGGTCGGCCTGGTGCGGATGGTCGCCTCTCCGGTGTTCCTGTGGCTCGAATACCACCGTCCCGGCTTCCCTGCGGACCCCTACGGGTTCTCCACCTCGGACCGCATGCACTACGGCTCCGCCGGTCTGGACTACCTGTTCAACCTCGCGCCGCCCCGGTATCTGGCGGACCTGCGCTGGCAGGGCGTCCCCGTGCTGTCGGAGGCGGAGATCTCCCACATGGACGACGTCAAAGCCGTCATGCTGGTGACCACGTCCATCGGAGCCGTCCTGGGTCTGCTGTGCTTGGCGCTGCTGGCCTATCTGGCGCGTACGAGTCCGGGCGGCGTGCGCCGGGCCCTGTTCGCCGGTGCCGTGTGGCTGCTCGTGGCCCTGCTCGTACTGGCTGTGGCCGGTGTGCTGGGCTGGGAGGCGCTCTTCGCCGGCTTCCACGCCCTGTTCTTCGCGGAGGGAACCTGGACCTTCGCCGCCAGTGACGGGCTGATCCGGCTCTACCCGGGCCGGTTCTGGATCGACGCCGCCCTCGTCCTGGCCGGCTCGGGTCTGCTGACGGCACTGCTCACGCTGATCTGCTGCGCCCCGACCCGGCGCCGCCGCGAGCGGGATCGGCGGCGCCGTGACCACCTGATGCAGCTGCGCGCTGAGCGGGTCCTGGCACGACGGCGCTGAGCCGTGGCATCGGTGCCGGGCTTCGGCGTCGGCACGAGGTGGAGGGCGCCGAGGACCGCGAACCGAACGCTCAGGCGTACAGCCGCCCGATGTCCTCGGCATAGTCGTCCAGCACCGCCGCACGCTTGAGCTTCATCGACTGGGTCACGTGCCCGGAGGCCTCGGTGAGCTCGTGGTCGAGAATCAGGAAGCGGCGGATCGACTCGGCGCGGGAGACGTTCCGGTTCACAGCGTCGACGGCGTCCTGGACCGCTGCGCGGACATCGAGGTCCTCCGCGGCCTCGGCCATCGAGAGGATCGGGCGGCCCCGGTCCTGGCACCAGCGGCGCAGCTCCGCCTCATCGAGGGTCAGCAGGGCCCCCACGTAGGGACGGTTCTCGCCGACCACCACGACCTGATGCACCAGGCGGTGGCGGCGCAGACCCTCTTCCATGGGGGTGGGGTACACGTTCTTGCCGCCGGCGGTCACGATGAGCTCTTTCTTGCGGCCGGTGATCCGCAGGTATCCGTCCTCGTCGAGGGAGCCCAGGTCGCCGGTGCGCAGGAACCCGTCCTCGTCGAGGGCGGCGGCGCTCGCCTCTGGCTGGGCGTGGTACCCGCCGAACACGATGGGCCCGGAGATGAGCACCTCGTCGTCCTCGGCGATGCGCACGCGGGTGCCCGGGATGGGGAGCCCGACGGTGCCCAGGCGGGTCGCCCCCGGAACGTTGACGGTGGCCGGAGCGGTCGTCTCCGTCAGCCCGTAGCCTTCCTTGATCTCGACGCCGATTCCGCGGAAGAAATGTGCCAGGTCCGGAGCCAGGGCGGAGGCGCCGGAGACGGCATAGCGCACCTGACCGCCCATGATGTCGCGAATCTTCGTGTAGACCAGACGGTCGAACAGGGCGTGACGGGCGCGCAGCCACGGTGACGGTCCCGACGACTCGCCACGGGCCGCGGCCTCGAGGGCCTCGGAGTACTCGATGGCCGTCGCGCGGGCCGCGCGGAAAACGGAGCCCTTGCCCGCGTCCTCCGCCGAGGCGGCCGCCCCGGCCTCGAGCTTCTCGAACACGCGCGGCACCGCCAGCAGCCAGGTGGGTCGGAAGGACCCCATGTCCGCCGTCAGCTGCGCCATGGAGGAGCAGTGGGCGACCTGGATGCGGGCATAGAGGCAGATGACCTGCACCGCGTGTGCCAGCACGTGCGCCAGCGGCAGGAACATGAGGGTGCGCGTGGTCGCGTCCACGCCATAACCGACGATCTCGTGGGCGTAGGGGAGGATGTTGACCGTGCCGAGCGCCAGATTGCCGTGCGTGATCTTCGCGCCCTTGGGCAGACCGGTGGTGCCGGAGGTGTAGACGATCGAGGCGGTGTCCTGGAGGGTCGCCGTGCTCCGGGCCAGCTCGACCTGCTCGTCCGGGACGTCCGATCCGTCGTCGGCCAGCGCCGCCAGCCCCGCGGCGTCGAGAGGCAGAGTCAGCACCTGCGGGCCGCCGTCGGCGCAGGCCTCGGCGACGACGTTCTGCTGCGCCGCCGTGCCGTACGCGACGATCTCGGTGCCGGAATCGGTCAGGATGTGCCGCACCTGGTGGGCCGAGGAGGTCTCGTAGATCGGCACGGACACGCCACCGGCGAACCAGACCGCCTGATCCATGACGGCCCACTCGTAGCTGGTGGCGGCGAAGAGCGCCACCTTGTCCCCGGGGGAGATGCCGCAGGCGATTAGGCCGCGGGCGGCCGCGCGCACCTGCTCCAGGAACGCGGCGAAGCTGACGTCGAGCCAGCCGCCGGTGCCGTTGCGCACCGCGTACACCGGCGCCTGCGGATCCTCGGCATAGGACGAGAGGATCAGGTCGGTGATGTTGGAGTCGGCGGCGAGCTCGGCTGCCGTCTGCATGGACGCTTCAGTCAACGCGGTGGGTGTATGCACACGCCCGAGCCTAGCGAACGGTCCCCGGGGATGGGCATGCGCGGGGGATCGTTTGTGGCGGGTTCGGTGCGTCAGATCCAGCTGGGCAGCCACATCCGCGAGCGCCATTGGCCGTACTCGACGGGCTCGCCGATCCACACGGGCAGGAAGAACAGGCTGACCGCGACGACCGCCGCCACGTAGACCAGCACGAGCGCGGAACCGACCCGGGGGCTCGGCCGTCGGCCAGGCCGCAGCAGCAGTGAGAGTGTCAGCACGATCATGAGTACGAGGAACGGCTCGTAGGCGATCGAGTAGAAGAAGAACATGGTGCGTTCCGGCCACAGGAACCACACGACCTGACCGGCGGCGTAGGCGCCGAGCAGAGCTGCGGCGCGCCAGTCGCGGCGACGCAGCCACAGGGCCAGGCACACCAGCACGGCGAGCAGGCCCGTCCACCACAGCAGCGGGTTCGCGATGTCGGTGATCGCGGCGGAACAGCGGTCCGCCGCGTCTGACGGGCACAGACCCTCACCCGGGTCGTGGCCCTCATAGAAATAGCTGACGGGCCGGCCCATGAACGGCCAGGACCACGGCGTCGAGGCATAGTCGTGAGGGCTGTGCAGCCCGCTGTGGAACCGCGTGGACTCCGCGTGATAATGCGCGAGCGAACGCAGAGCGTCCGGCACGAGCGCCTCCCACCATGATTCGGGCGGGTGCTGGGCGCCCCACTGCCGATAGTAGGCGCGTGCGGACCGGAACCAGCCGGTCCACGACGCCAGATAGGTCAGCGCCCCGGCGCCCACGACGCAGACGAACGCCCACAGCCCGTCCCGCACGACCGCGGCGCGCGCCCAGCGACGCACGCCGGCCACGTGTCTGGCCTGGGCGTCCCATATGACGGTCATGAGGCCGAACACCGCCATGAACGCCAGTGCCGAGAGCTTCACCGAGCAGGCGGCCCCGAGCAGCACGCCCGCCAGCAGCCGCCACGGGCGCCAGCCCAGCCCCGGCCCGTACAGCAGGGCACGCCGCCGCGCCGCGTGATCCGGTGCCGCGGCGCTCGCGGCGGCCAGCCGGTCCGCGAGGCGACGGCGCCCGGCGTCACGGTCCTTCAGCAGCGCGGCGAAGGCGGCGAGCACGAACAGGGACAGGAAGATGTCCAGCAGGCCAATGCGAGAGAGAACGAGGTGGTGGCCTTCGACCGCGAGCAGCAGACCGCTGACCGCGCCGAGCGACACCGAGCGGAACAACCGCTGTGCGACCAGGGTCGTCAGCAGCACGGAGAGGGTGCCGGCGGCGGCCGCGGCCGAGCGCCAGCCATAGCCGTTGTCCGGGCCGAACACGAGCATGCCGAGGCCGATCAGCCATTTGCCCAGCGGTGGGTGCACGACGTAGGCGGCCTCGTCGAGGGGCTGGGCCTCGCCGCGGGCGAACGCTTCGTCGGCGTCGTCGGCCCAGTCGAGCTCGTAACCGACCTGCAGCAGCGAGAACGCGTCCTTGGGGTAGTACGTCTCGTCGAAGATCAGGCGGTCGGGGAAGTCCAGGTGCGTGAAACGCAGCACTGCGGCCACCACGGCCACCGCCAGCGGGATGATCCAGTGCCAGCGTGTGCGGGCCGGCTCGACGACGTCGAGACGGCGGCGCAGAACGGAGGCGGAGAAGGGCACGCCCGCCATGCTACGTCGCTGGCCTACGCTGGGGCGGACCCGCCCTCGTGCACCCCCACCCGTTCACGTCACCAGGAGGCCGCCCATGCCGGATCGGACACCGCAGCCACACCGGAGCTCGCGCGCGGCGCCGCCCGGCGAGGGGCGGGTCGTGCTCGCGGCCACCCCCATCGGCAACCTCCAGGACGCGAGCGATCGGCTGCGGTCGCTGCTCGCCGAGGCCGACCTGATCGCCGCCGAGGACACGCGGACGGTGCGGCGGCTGTGCGATCAGCTGGGCGTGCACCCCCGGGGGCGGTTCGTGGCGCACCACGAGCACAACGAGCAGGCGTCGGCGGCGGGACTGCTCGAACAGGTCCGCCACGGGGCTCAGATCGTGGTCGTCTCGGACGCCGGCATGCCCGTGGTCTCGGACCCCGGGCACCGCCTGGTGCAGGCGGCGGCCGCACAGGGGCTGACGGTGACCTGCGCTCCGGGGCCCTCGGCCGTGACCACGGCGATCGCCCTGTCGGGCCTGCCGACGGATCGGTTCGCCTTCGACGGGTTCCTGCCACGTCGGTCCGCCGAACGTCGGCGCGCGTTCGAGGCGATTCGCGCTGAGCCGCGCACCGTCGCGTTCTTCGAGTCGCCTCGCCGGGTGGCGGCGAGCCTGACGGAGTTGGCCGAAGCCCTCGGCGAGGACCGGCCGGTGTGCCTGGCGCGTGAGCTGACGAAGCTGCACGAGGAGATCGTTCGCGGCGACGCCGGCTCGCTCCTCGCCTGGGCGCGTGAGCGTGAGGCCGGCGAGGGAATCCGCGGCGAGATCGTCCTGGTGGTGGGGCCGGCGACGGCCCAGGCCGACGAGCCGGCGGGGGAGGAGCAGCTGGTGGCCGAGGTCGAGCAGCTCACGGCCTCCGGCACGCGGATGAAGGAGGCCGTCGCGACGGTGGCCGCAGCGCACGGCGCGCGCGCCCGCGAGCTGTACGACGCGGTGCTGCGCTCTCGGCGCGGCTGAGACCGACCTGGGCGCCCGCACCCGGCGTGCGGCTGTGGGGCGGTGCCGGTCGGATCAGTATCATTCGCCACAGCAGACCCCGTCCGCGGCAGATCCGAGGGCCGACGACGCCGTTGGCGGCGCGGCGGGGACGAACCGACCAAGGAAGAGGTGTCCCATGACCGTGACCGACGCGCGCGAGAAGGCCCTGCTCGAGTCCGTGCCGACCGGACTGCTCATCGACGGACAGTGGCGTGAAGCCTCCTCCGGCAAGACCTTCGATGTGAAGGACCCCGCCACGGGCCGGGTCATCGCGAGCCTGCAGGACGCGAACTCGGATGACGCCACGGCCGCGTTCGATGCGGCCTGCGCCGCGCAGGCCGACTGGGCTCGGACCCCGGCCCGCGAGCGCGCGGACATTCTTCGCCGCGCCTACGACATGATCAACGAGCGGGCCGAGGACTTCGCTCTGCTGATGACGCTCGAGATGGGCAAGCCGCTGGCCGAGGCCCGCGGCGAGGTCGTCTACGGCAACGGCTTCCTGCGCTGGTTCTCCGAGGAGGCCACCCGCCACTACGGCCGCACCCTCACCGCTCCCGAGGGCACCCTGCGCATGCAGGTGAACCACAAGCCGGTCGGACCGTGCCTGCTCATCACCCCCTGGAACTTCCCGCTGGCGATGGCCACCCGCAAGGTGGCCCCGGCCGTCGCCGCCGGGTGCACCATGGTCCTCAAGGCCGCGAAGCTGACGCCGCTCACCACGCAGCTGTTCGCCCAGGTGATGATGGAGGCCGGGCTGCCCGCCGGCGTGCTGAACGTGGTCGCCGGGTCCTCGGCGTCGTCTCTCTCCGGGCCGATCATGGCGGACGAGCGGCTGCGCAAGATCTCGTTCACCGGTTCGACCGCCGTGGGCAAGAAGCTCATGGAGACGGCCGCCGGGACGGTGCTGCGCACCTCGATGGAGCTCGGCGGCAATGCCCCGCTGATCGTGTTCGAGGACGCCGACGTCGACGCGGCCGTCGAGGGCGCATTCAACGCGAAGATGCGCAACATGGGAGAGGCGTGCACCGCGGCGAACCGCTTCCTGGTGCACGAGGACGTGGCCGAGGAGTTCACCCGGAAGTTCGTGGCCCGGCTCGAAGCCCTCACGCCGGCACGCGGCACCGACCCGGAGTCCACGCTCGGCCCGATCATCGACGACGGCGCGCGGGAGGACATCCACGCTCTGGTCACCGAGGCCGTGGCGGCCGGCGCCGAGGTGCTCACCGGCGGCGAGAAGGTCGCGGGCGAGGGCTACTTCTACCAGCCGACCGCACTCAAGGTCGCCAGGGACAACCCGATCTTGACGCAGGAGATCTTCGGGCCCGTCGCGCCGATCGTGACCTTCACCACCGAGCAGGAGGCCATCGAGATGGCCAACGACACCGAGTACGGCCTGGCCTCCTATCTGTTCAGCCGCGACCCGAGCCGCATGTACCGCGTCGCCGAACAGATCGAGTTCGGGCTGATGGGGTACAACGTCGGCGTCATCTCCAATCCGGCGGCGCCGTTCGGCGGCGTCAAACAATCCGGCCTCGGCCGCGAGGGCGGCGCCGAAGGCATCGAGGAGTACACGACGCTGCAGTACATCGCCGTGAACGACCCCTTCGCCGCGCAGGGCTGATCATCGGGCGCACCCGTGCAGGGCCGCTCCGCGGCGCGACCGTGACGGCCGTCCTCTCCGTCGAGGGAGGGCGGCCGTTAGTCTGACGGGCATGTCGACCCCCGCAGCCACCAGCCCCCGCCCCGACCACGGCCGGACCCCCGCCGAGTCCAGTTCGGCCGGCGACGCGAGCCCGGACGTGGACCAGGCGCCGGCGGCGTACCGTCCGCGTCCCGACTCGGCGACGGGCGGGGGGCCGGCACCGCTCGCCGCGCGCGAGGCAACCGAGGAGAAGTCCGGGCGCAAGCGTCGGCTCGAGTTCCCGCCGGCACCCGAATCACTGCCCGTGCCGGTCGTCGACAACCACACCCACCTGGGCTTCCGGGACGGGCTGGTGCGCGTGAGCGTCCACGAGGCGATGGACGCCGCCCAGGCCGTCGGCGTGCGCGGAGCCGTGCAGGTGGGATGCAACGTCGAGGCGGCCCGGTTCACGGTCGAGGCGATCGAGGCCGAACCCCGACTGCTCGGCGCCGTCGCGATCCACCCGAACGACGCCGCCCGCCTCGCCGAAACGGCAGAGCTGGAGACCGCCCTGGCGACGATCGCCGAGCTCGCCGAGCACCCCCGCGTGCGCGCCGTCGGCGAGACAGGACTGGACTACTTCCGCACCGGCGAATCGGGGCGCGCGGCGCAGCACGAGTCGTTCCGGTGGCACATCCGACTCGCCCGACGCCTGGGCAAGGCCCTGCAGATCCACGACCGCGACGCCCACGACGATGTCGTGCGGATCCTGCTGGAGGAAGAGCAGGACGGCGGCCTGCCGCCGCACGTCGTGTTCCACTGCTTCTCCGGCGGCCCCGAGCTGGCGCACACGTGCAACGAACACGGGTGGATGACCTCGTTCGCCGGGCCCGTGACCTTCAAGGCCAACGACAAGCTGCGCGAGGCGCTGGCCCTCGTGCGGGAAGACCTGATCCTGGTGGAGACGGACGCGCCGTTCCTCACCCCGCATCCGTTCCGCGGCCGGCCCAATGCGCCCTATCTCGTGCCGCACACCCTGCGCCTGATGGCCCAGGTGCGCGGCGTCGGGGTCGATGAGCTGGCCCGCCGCATCGACGAGAACACCGCCCGGGTCTACGGGGAGTTCTGAGCCCCGAATCCTCGGGTGTCGGCGGATACAATCGCCCCCATGCCCCGAACCCCCGCCCCGCCCGCATCCGAGGCCGCCGGCGACGCCGCGCGTTCGCTGCTGAGCGCCGCCGATGTGCGCCGCATCGCCGAGGA
Proteins encoded in this region:
- a CDS encoding NAD-dependent succinate-semialdehyde dehydrogenase, giving the protein MTVTDAREKALLESVPTGLLIDGQWREASSGKTFDVKDPATGRVIASLQDANSDDATAAFDAACAAQADWARTPARERADILRRAYDMINERAEDFALLMTLEMGKPLAEARGEVVYGNGFLRWFSEEATRHYGRTLTAPEGTLRMQVNHKPVGPCLLITPWNFPLAMATRKVAPAVAAGCTMVLKAAKLTPLTTQLFAQVMMEAGLPAGVLNVVAGSSASSLSGPIMADERLRKISFTGSTAVGKKLMETAAGTVLRTSMELGGNAPLIVFEDADVDAAVEGAFNAKMRNMGEACTAANRFLVHEDVAEEFTRKFVARLEALTPARGTDPESTLGPIIDDGAREDIHALVTEAVAAGAEVLTGGEKVAGEGYFYQPTALKVARDNPILTQEIFGPVAPIVTFTTEQEAIEMANDTEYGLASYLFSRDPSRMYRVAEQIEFGLMGYNVGVISNPAAPFGGVKQSGLGREGGAEGIEEYTTLQYIAVNDPFAAQG
- a CDS encoding TatD family hydrolase, giving the protein MSTPAATSPRPDHGRTPAESSSAGDASPDVDQAPAAYRPRPDSATGGGPAPLAAREATEEKSGRKRRLEFPPAPESLPVPVVDNHTHLGFRDGLVRVSVHEAMDAAQAVGVRGAVQVGCNVEAARFTVEAIEAEPRLLGAVAIHPNDAARLAETAELETALATIAELAEHPRVRAVGETGLDYFRTGESGRAAQHESFRWHIRLARRLGKALQIHDRDAHDDVVRILLEEEQDGGLPPHVVFHCFSGGPELAHTCNEHGWMTSFAGPVTFKANDKLREALALVREDLILVETDAPFLTPHPFRGRPNAPYLVPHTLRLMAQVRGVGVDELARRIDENTARVYGEF